The Henckelia pumila isolate YLH828 chromosome 2, ASM3356847v2, whole genome shotgun sequence genome includes a window with the following:
- the LOC140877914 gene encoding uncharacterized protein, producing the protein MVKDIQRDYGVELDYHKVWMGKEIAMHDIHGTENGSYDKLRWYCHAVKETNPGSFVGCEIDPMTKKFQRLFICFHACLVGFTSGCRPLLFLDGCHIKNKYKGSLLVAVAKDANDDLFTLAYAVVDAENDSNWDWFCYRLKEVLASQGIIFFHGFTLFSDRHSGLIKAIHSMFPGSHHSYCLRHIVDNFVKLVLRKYPFRNKRHWSSVLKKAAYAPSRHEFDEHINQITESMPLDIEFIVNSSPENWANALFLGKRWGIINNNMVESWNNWVKAARYLPIVSLVDHICGDLGLLISS; encoded by the exons ATGGTAAAAGACATACAAAGAGACTATGGAGTGGAACTTGACTATCACAAAGTTTGGATGGGCAAAGAAATAGCGATGCATGATATTCATGGGACTGAGAATGGGTCATATGATAAGTTGCGATGGTATTGTCATGCTGTTAAAGAAACAAATCCTGGAAGTTTTGTTGGATGTGAAATTGATCCTATGACTAAAAAATTTCAACGACTTTTCATTTGTTTTCATGCTTGTCTGGTTGGTTTCACTAGTGGATGTCGGCCGTTATTATTTTTGGATGGGTGTCATATTAAAAATAAGTACAAAGGAAGTCTTCTAGTCGCTGTCGCCAAGGATGCTAATGATGATCTTTTCACATTAGCGTATGCAGTTGTGGATGCAGAAAATGATTCTAATTGGGATTGGTTTTGTTATCGATTAAAAGAAGTCCTAGCCTCACAAGGAATCATTTTCTTCCACGGCTTTACTCTTTTCTCAGACAGACATTCGGGGTTGATCAAGGCAATCCACTCTATGTTTCCTGGTAGTCACCATTCTTACTGCCTCAGACACATTGTAGATAATTTTGTCAAACTG GTGTTGCGAAAGTATCCATTCCGTAACAAAAGACATTGGTCTTCGGTGTTGAAGAAAGCAGCATATGCTCCATCTAGGCATGAATTTGATGAACATATAAATCAGATAACTGAGTCCATGCCACTTGATATAGAATTTATTGTGAATTCTTCACCAGAAAATTGGGCAAATGCTTTGTTTTTGGGTAAGCGATGGGGTATAATCAACAATAACATGGTTGAGAGTTGGAACAATTGGGTAAAAGCTGCTCGGTATTTACCTATTGTTTCTTTGGTAGACCATATATGTGGGGACCTCGgtttgctaatctcatcttag